A single window of Leptospira semungkisensis DNA harbors:
- a CDS encoding amidohydrolase family protein: MRIFDSHFHIIDPRFPLIPNHGFLPESFTVSDYRKHTNWLSVEAGAVVSGSFQAFDQTYLLDTLSTLGKNYVGVTQLPANTKDEDILSLHKSGVRAIRFNVRRGGSEELSKIKELGARVFDLAGWHVELYIDAKEIDGFLEGVLLSLPKVSIDHLGLSKEGFATILRLAEKGVRIKATGFGRTNLEIQDSLLEVSKRNPDSLLFGTDLPSTRSPSPFSKEDLDLVLDTFEGELLQKILYKNAVEFYGLNGKI; this comes from the coding sequence ATGCGGATCTTTGACTCTCATTTCCATATTATAGATCCTAGGTTTCCTCTTATTCCGAACCATGGCTTCTTGCCGGAGTCCTTTACAGTCTCCGATTATCGAAAGCATACGAATTGGCTTTCTGTCGAGGCAGGCGCGGTGGTTTCGGGTTCCTTTCAGGCTTTCGATCAAACCTATCTTTTGGATACTCTATCTACATTAGGAAAAAATTATGTAGGAGTCACTCAGTTGCCTGCCAATACCAAAGACGAGGATATTCTTTCTTTGCATAAGTCGGGAGTGAGAGCGATTCGTTTCAATGTAAGAAGAGGGGGCTCAGAGGAACTTTCTAAGATCAAGGAATTAGGAGCAAGAGTATTCGATCTTGCTGGATGGCATGTAGAATTGTATATAGATGCCAAAGAGATCGATGGGTTTTTGGAGGGAGTATTACTTTCCTTGCCTAAGGTTTCGATAGACCATCTCGGTTTGTCTAAGGAAGGATTTGCTACAATTCTAAGACTTGCGGAGAAAGGAGTCAGAATCAAAGCGACTGGATTTGGCAGAACGAATTTAGAGATCCAAGATTCTCTTTTGGAAGTCTCTAAAAGAAATCCGGACTCGCTTCTGTTTGGAACGGATTTACCTTCTACGAGATCTCCTTCTCCTTTTTCTAAAGAGGATCTGGACCTAGTCCTCGATACATTTGAAGGAGAGTTATTGCAAAAAATCTTATATAAGAATGCGGTCGAATTTTACGGATTGAACGGAAAAATCTAG
- a CDS encoding flagellar FlbD family protein: MITLHRLKGTEFVLNASHIECIEANPDTTITLSNDRKYVVQESIPQVIEKIIEFKKRVLVFPLGSAPDQFKRAD; the protein is encoded by the coding sequence TTGATTACCTTACACCGATTGAAAGGGACGGAATTCGTTCTAAACGCCTCTCATATAGAATGTATCGAAGCGAATCCGGATACTACGATCACTCTGTCTAACGATAGAAAATATGTAGTTCAGGAAAGTATACCCCAGGTAATCGAAAAGATTATCGAGTTCAAAAAGCGCGTGTTGGTGTTTCCATTGGGTTCCGCGCCGGATCAATTTAAGAGGGCAGATTAA
- the map gene encoding type I methionyl aminopeptidase: protein MTVRNKEDLKALRKIGRITADTLVQMREAAKPGISTKELDQIAYSYFSKFGARSAPQLMYKFPGYTCISLNTEIAHGIPSDRILKEGDLLNLDVSLELNGYFADTGFTLIVGKDDKGLSKLLDVSSEALKLALSGVRTGQKLNSIGRTIENTAKKNGYKVIRTLCGHGVGKSLHEEPFDICNYYEPRDKRILKSGQVIAVETFVSTGAEDFVEGSDGWTLKTPDGSFTAQFEHSVVVTELGPIILTAA from the coding sequence ATGACGGTCCGTAACAAGGAAGATCTGAAAGCATTACGAAAGATAGGCAGGATCACTGCAGATACTTTAGTTCAGATGAGAGAAGCTGCTAAGCCTGGCATTAGCACTAAAGAATTGGATCAAATTGCGTATTCTTATTTTTCCAAGTTCGGAGCAAGAAGTGCTCCGCAACTCATGTATAAATTTCCCGGATATACTTGCATCAGTTTGAACACAGAGATTGCTCATGGTATCCCGAGCGATAGGATCTTGAAAGAAGGGGACCTTCTCAATTTGGATGTTTCTTTGGAGCTGAACGGATATTTTGCGGACACAGGTTTTACTCTGATTGTTGGAAAAGACGATAAAGGTTTAAGTAAACTTTTAGATGTTTCTTCAGAAGCGTTAAAGCTCGCTCTTTCCGGAGTGAGAACCGGACAAAAATTGAATTCGATCGGCAGAACGATTGAGAACACTGCAAAGAAGAATGGATACAAAGTGATTCGTACCTTATGCGGACATGGAGTAGGCAAGTCTCTTCATGAAGAACCATTCGATATTTGTAATTATTATGAACCTAGAGATAAGCGAATTTTAAAATCGGGACAGGTCATTGCGGTCGAAACCTTTGTTTCAACAGGAGCAGAAGACTTTGTAGAAGGATCGGACGGATGGACATTAAAGACTCCTGACGGTTCTTTTACGGCTCAGTTCGAACATTCAGTGGTTGTGACGGAGCTTGGACCGATCATTCTAACAGCGGCATAA
- a CDS encoding MlaD family protein, whose protein sequence is MKFPIPSPLHLGIAFFCAFFFLLYHSVIERSGSEEDYPFTLKIYYPKSQGIRPGTPVSILGVERGIVRDVDVVSIEEVPDKRFLDKNRTKAVELTIRLAEPITLYSNYNISFKTASLLAGRTIDIDPGNAEENPKTTFFRPTYKEEEGFRPDFAPSARYYDDFFAASTGVIRENRNDIILLFQNMDEITYKLKGNRGSIPRFINDADTYDNLSETVSDLRVFGDDARRYVEGYRKIERSAPIPFSINLYRRTTLIGNVSSDFYLNRL, encoded by the coding sequence ATGAAGTTTCCGATCCCTTCTCCATTGCATCTAGGCATTGCCTTTTTCTGCGCCTTCTTCTTTCTTCTCTATCATTCTGTGATCGAGAGATCAGGATCGGAAGAGGACTATCCCTTTACTTTAAAGATTTATTATCCAAAGTCCCAGGGTATTCGGCCTGGAACTCCAGTCAGCATCTTGGGAGTGGAAAGAGGGATTGTAAGAGATGTGGACGTGGTTTCGATCGAAGAGGTCCCGGACAAACGATTCTTGGACAAGAATCGGACCAAGGCGGTTGAGCTTACGATCAGACTCGCCGAGCCGATCACTCTCTATTCGAATTATAATATTAGCTTTAAGACTGCATCCTTGCTAGCGGGTCGTACCATAGATATCGATCCTGGAAACGCAGAAGAAAATCCGAAGACTACATTCTTTAGACCCACCTACAAGGAAGAAGAAGGATTTCGTCCGGATTTCGCGCCTTCTGCCAGATACTATGATGATTTCTTTGCGGCTTCCACAGGTGTGATCCGGGAGAATCGGAATGATATCATTCTTCTATTCCAAAACATGGATGAGATCACGTACAAGTTAAAAGGAAACAGAGGCTCTATTCCTAGATTTATCAATGACGCGGATACCTATGATAATCTATCCGAGACTGTTTCGGATCTGAGAGTATTCGGAGACGATGCCAGAAGATATGTAGAAGGTTATAGAAAAATAGAGCGCAGTGCTCCGATTCCTTTCTCAATCAACCTGTATCGCAGAACGACCCTGATCGGAAACGTTTCCAGCGATTTCTACCTGAACCGACTCTAA
- a CDS encoding bile acid:sodium symporter family protein, translating to MLIRTLLILLSLSSMLGLGMRIEKKEIGSWTRFAPILVFAFFWNFGVLPFSAFYLGKVLSISEFAMISIFLCAASPGGASGGLFVLSAQGNPALGGLLIAILNGANTLLTPLIFSIYQGGSGFNFDLFLKLFMIGFFLQGLPLLIGLGFRYFFSGIADNSSKWVERFSTFCLVASILVLIFQYGEFALSLGLFIWIGAVGTVLISLLPGLFLFKEEREARASLSMVSGIRSLSLALLLAELHVKQKETLLTILMYGLVMYALAALFSMVWKERKSA from the coding sequence ATGCTAATACGGACCCTTCTCATTCTTTTATCCTTATCTTCCATGCTCGGTCTGGGAATGAGGATCGAAAAGAAGGAGATCGGTTCCTGGACCAGATTTGCTCCTATCCTTGTATTTGCATTCTTTTGGAATTTCGGAGTACTACCGTTTTCGGCCTTTTATTTAGGCAAGGTTCTTTCTATCTCCGAGTTCGCGATGATCTCCATCTTTCTTTGTGCCGCTTCTCCTGGGGGCGCATCTGGCGGATTGTTCGTGTTGAGTGCTCAAGGAAATCCTGCTTTAGGCGGACTACTGATCGCGATCTTGAACGGAGCAAATACATTGCTCACTCCTCTTATCTTTTCGATCTACCAAGGTGGAAGCGGATTTAATTTCGATCTATTCCTCAAACTCTTTATGATCGGATTCTTTTTGCAGGGATTACCCTTGCTTATCGGTTTGGGATTCAGGTATTTCTTCTCAGGGATTGCGGACAATTCTTCCAAATGGGTAGAAAGGTTTAGCACATTTTGCTTGGTTGCCTCGATCTTAGTTTTGATCTTTCAATACGGGGAATTCGCTTTGAGCCTCGGACTTTTTATTTGGATCGGAGCTGTAGGAACCGTCTTAATCTCCCTTCTTCCGGGATTGTTTTTATTTAAAGAAGAAAGAGAAGCCAGGGCCTCTCTCTCCATGGTGTCCGGAATACGAAGTCTTTCTTTAGCCTTGCTTCTTGCAGAATTGCACGTAAAACAAAAGGAAACCTTACTCACGATCCTGATGTATGGACTAGTCATGTATGCCTTGGCTGCGCTCTTTTCTATGGTTTGGAAGGAAAGAAAGTCCGCTTAA
- a CDS encoding acyl-CoA thioesterase: MESTLIKPELSPYNFTRIRFQDCDPFGHLNNARYMDYFIEARSEHLRESASFDFYEYGNRYGKSWVVSRVQIQYLEPVRHNDIVKIMTRLIRLTPGGITNEALLFDKEGNRLKATAWVDFTFVDLAKGRPARHDQEIFSFLESCLYKDEDMEDTSFEARVKQLRKQVGEGKYSGERIESP; this comes from the coding sequence ATGGAATCTACTCTTATTAAACCGGAGCTTTCCCCTTATAATTTTACTCGGATCCGCTTTCAGGACTGCGATCCTTTCGGGCATTTGAATAACGCCAGATACATGGATTATTTCATCGAAGCCAGATCGGAGCACTTGAGAGAGAGTGCTAGCTTTGACTTTTACGAATACGGGAATCGATACGGCAAATCCTGGGTGGTATCCAGGGTGCAAATCCAGTATTTGGAGCCAGTACGACATAACGATATCGTCAAGATCATGACCCGTTTGATTCGATTGACCCCAGGGGGCATCACCAATGAGGCTCTTCTCTTTGATAAAGAGGGCAACCGATTGAAGGCGACTGCCTGGGTGGATTTTACGTTTGTAGACCTTGCCAAGGGAAGACCTGCCCGTCACGATCAAGAAATATTCTCCTTTCTGGAATCCTGTTTGTATAAGGATGAAGATATGGAAGATACTTCCTTCGAAGCCAGGGTAAAACAGTTGCGAAAACAAGTCGGAGAAGGAAAATACTCAGGAGAACGAATTGAGTCTCCCTAA
- the ftsA gene encoding cell division protein FtsA, with translation MESSERTIVALDLGSSLTKVVVGRPVSEYETEIIGTGVFPSSGIKNGSIVNIEATTRSIIEAVSEAELMCGQEIGYVVVNVTGKSVKADNSKGVVAITNRDRAVTEPDVVRVIEAAQAVRVPADQEILHVLSKEFAVDDQSSIKDPIGMTGVRLEAEVHIVTAGITALHNLEKCIEAAGLAEETRVLSSLASSDAVLTSGEKDLGTAVLDIGAGICDLIVYIDGGISYSAVIPFGGYNVTSDLSIGLKTTIETAELVKKRYGHCSLEEIDPTETVEIPPISGRPARSVLREELVHVIEPRMREIFEMVDAELVKSGKKSFLAGGVILTGGGSLLEGIESLAEDVFRLTVTRARPAGLSGLADRVSSPEFATAVGLIKYASRLGDMERKSQDRSETWGKKIRRWIEENL, from the coding sequence ATGGAATCTTCAGAAAGAACAATCGTAGCTCTGGATTTAGGATCCTCCCTTACAAAAGTGGTGGTGGGACGTCCAGTCTCCGAATACGAAACAGAGATCATAGGCACAGGGGTCTTTCCTTCTTCCGGGATCAAGAACGGTTCCATAGTCAATATAGAAGCAACCACTCGCTCTATCATAGAAGCTGTTAGCGAAGCGGAACTCATGTGCGGACAAGAGATCGGTTACGTTGTGGTGAATGTAACCGGCAAATCGGTTAAGGCTGACAACTCGAAAGGAGTTGTTGCAATCACGAATCGAGATAGAGCGGTCACCGAGCCTGATGTAGTCCGAGTGATAGAAGCAGCTCAAGCGGTAAGAGTTCCTGCAGACCAGGAAATCCTTCATGTTCTATCCAAAGAATTCGCTGTGGACGATCAGTCTTCTATCAAGGACCCGATCGGAATGACAGGTGTCCGCTTAGAAGCTGAGGTACATATTGTAACCGCAGGTATAACAGCACTTCATAATTTAGAAAAATGTATTGAAGCCGCAGGCCTGGCAGAAGAGACCAGAGTGCTTTCTAGCTTGGCCTCTTCTGATGCAGTTTTGACTTCCGGTGAAAAGGATCTAGGCACTGCTGTATTGGATATAGGCGCAGGCATCTGCGATCTGATCGTTTACATAGACGGAGGGATCTCTTATTCTGCAGTGATTCCTTTCGGAGGATATAATGTTACCTCCGATCTTTCTATCGGATTGAAGACCACGATTGAAACTGCAGAATTAGTGAAGAAGAGATACGGTCATTGTTCCTTAGAAGAGATAGATCCCACTGAGACCGTAGAGATCCCGCCCATCAGCGGAAGGCCGGCGCGTTCCGTTCTTAGAGAAGAATTAGTGCATGTGATCGAGCCGAGAATGAGAGAGATCTTCGAGATGGTGGATGCCGAGCTAGTCAAATCCGGAAAGAAATCCTTCTTGGCTGGAGGAGTGATCCTAACCGGAGGCGGAAGTCTTTTGGAAGGAATAGAAAGCCTAGCAGAAGACGTATTTCGTCTAACGGTAACTAGAGCTCGCCCGGCGGGATTATCCGGATTAGCGGACAGAGTCTCTTCTCCTGAATTTGCAACCGCAGTTGGACTTATTAAATACGCATCTCGATTAGGGGATATGGAAAGAAAATCCCAGGATAGAAGTGAAACCTGGGGTAAAAAAATCCGGAGATGGATAGAGGAAAACCTCTAA
- a CDS encoding RDD family protein: protein MSFLKEVIIQKANIRHAGLGIRVYAQFLDFLVLCPILIPYGFVIYYHDRTAYQLLPLYTALHSLLYIGYRFVLHAKFGRTLGKNWAGIVVVNSEYDGLGWIRSFLRSLPELLLSMVTIIKACFDSIIFIQHSSEMNGLTWAAVNRILQKANPLEDFAVWDSIIYYGLSVLLILFSHQKRALHDLVSGSRVIWFESHSKDKPRS, encoded by the coding sequence ATGAGTTTTCTCAAAGAAGTGATTATACAAAAAGCTAATATTCGCCATGCAGGTCTGGGCATTCGTGTGTACGCTCAATTCCTGGATTTTCTGGTCCTTTGTCCTATTCTCATTCCTTATGGATTCGTAATATATTATCATGATAGAACTGCGTATCAGTTGCTTCCCTTGTATACTGCGTTACATTCCCTTTTATACATAGGTTATAGATTCGTATTACATGCTAAATTCGGCAGGACTCTAGGAAAGAACTGGGCCGGGATAGTAGTAGTAAACTCCGAATATGACGGGTTAGGCTGGATCCGGTCGTTTTTACGTAGTTTGCCTGAGCTACTATTGTCCATGGTTACGATCATAAAGGCTTGTTTCGATTCTATAATATTCATACAACATAGCTCCGAAATGAACGGTTTAACTTGGGCCGCGGTGAATCGGATCCTGCAAAAGGCCAATCCTCTCGAGGACTTTGCCGTTTGGGATTCCATTATCTATTACGGACTTTCCGTTTTACTAATTCTATTCTCTCATCAGAAGAGGGCATTGCACGATTTAGTTTCCGGATCCAGGGTGATTTGGTTCGAAAGTCATTCCAAAGATAAGCCAAGATCTTGA
- a CDS encoding cell division protein FtsQ/DivIB, whose translation MRHNIIDFLKESVQKRTSWWLLAFLFLLASMLGWGVRRGSLPQELNKLILTGHETLKTEEIVQIMGIQPGTSFENYDLSQMEHRLTSHPRIKAAHLEKKTDDQLLVEITERKPTYIVNSDGHLFEIDSELKILSMDDVRTPGLTLLSGTFPREKGSMAGAAFKDLHTSVENAFRSYPALKNRISEVSLHEDGEIFVYADTPNSVSVQVGTLFQTEQVRKLYAVLAYLEKERVRPKLVDIRGEDAVYH comes from the coding sequence ATGAGACATAATATAATTGACTTTTTGAAAGAATCCGTTCAAAAAAGAACGAGTTGGTGGCTTCTGGCCTTCCTCTTTCTTTTAGCCAGTATGCTAGGATGGGGGGTTCGGAGAGGATCTCTCCCCCAGGAGCTGAATAAGCTCATACTGACCGGACACGAGACACTCAAGACCGAAGAAATAGTTCAGATCATGGGAATCCAACCGGGGACCTCCTTCGAAAATTACGACCTGAGCCAAATGGAACACCGACTGACCTCTCATCCCAGAATCAAAGCCGCTCATCTGGAAAAAAAAACCGACGATCAGTTATTGGTAGAGATCACGGAAAGAAAACCTACGTATATCGTGAACTCAGACGGTCATCTTTTCGAAATAGATTCAGAACTAAAGATCCTTTCCATGGATGATGTCCGAACTCCCGGCCTGACTTTGCTTTCCGGAACCTTCCCCAGAGAAAAAGGATCTATGGCGGGAGCCGCTTTCAAAGACCTTCACACTTCCGTAGAGAATGCATTTCGTTCTTATCCTGCATTAAAAAATCGGATCTCAGAAGTTTCCCTTCATGAAGATGGAGAGATCTTTGTATATGCAGACACTCCAAACTCAGTAAGCGTTCAAGTGGGAACCTTATTCCAAACCGAACAGGTTCGAAAGCTATACGCTGTATTAGCATATCTTGAAAAAGAAAGAGTCAGACCCAAACTCGTGGATATACGAGGAGAAGACGCGGTCTACCATTAA
- a CDS encoding MarR family winged helix-turn-helix transcriptional regulator, translating to MASAGLNCVNFNLRRASRAVTQFYDRELEQAGLTSQRFSLLHTLGASDGLELSVLADLLVMDRTTLLRNLSPLEELGYVSDIPSDTKRARKVALTEKGLDALRIAYPIWEKAQDAVISAMGEDDLKRLLKRLNSIVRKRNFKEFSKENPS from the coding sequence ATGGCAAGCGCAGGTTTGAATTGCGTGAACTTCAACCTGCGTAGAGCTTCTCGCGCTGTTACGCAATTTTACGATCGAGAATTGGAGCAAGCAGGACTAACGTCTCAACGTTTTAGTCTTCTTCACACTCTCGGAGCGAGTGACGGCTTGGAACTTTCTGTCCTTGCTGATCTTCTGGTTATGGACAGGACCACTCTCTTGAGAAATCTATCCCCGCTCGAAGAACTAGGATATGTTTCCGATATTCCTTCTGATACTAAGAGAGCTAGAAAAGTGGCGCTGACCGAAAAAGGGTTGGATGCTTTACGAATCGCGTACCCGATCTGGGAAAAAGCCCAAGACGCTGTGATCAGCGCTATGGGAGAGGACGATCTTAAACGTCTCCTCAAAAGATTAAACTCTATCGTTCGAAAAAGAAATTTCAAAGAATTCTCCAAAGAGAATCCATCTTAA
- the ftsZ gene encoding cell division protein FtsZ, producing the protein MLRFEEEDKSSPAVIKVLGIGGGGMNAVARMANSSLRGVEYVIMNTDEQVLRRSNIENKIALGSKTTRGMGAGGDPDLGAKAAEEDRERITSVIQGADMVFVTAGMGGGTGTGAAPIVAKIAKEQKCLVVGVVTIPFSFEGKRRMEFAKRGIDQLRSHVDTLILVNNESIFQVVERDTPIDQAFRVIDDILLNAVRGISDIVNNPGIINVDFADVKAIMRDTGDAVMGVGEGSGENKVSQAVNFAIDNALLDSRSIAGATSLLINVTGGNDLTISDWNEVSQIITSQVDPNANIIIGLTEDEELEKRIRITVIATGFHKRTSGLSSSPKQQIQPQRKAVGMEMEEQYQNFKSEPERINEAETYRALKAKNPSANMKEDYDIPAFLRRGEKGRG; encoded by the coding sequence ATGCTGCGTTTCGAAGAAGAAGATAAATCAAGTCCTGCAGTCATTAAAGTATTAGGTATCGGCGGAGGCGGAATGAACGCAGTCGCCAGAATGGCAAATTCCAGTCTGAGAGGAGTGGAATACGTCATCATGAATACTGACGAGCAAGTATTAAGACGTTCTAATATAGAAAACAAGATCGCCCTAGGTTCCAAGACTACGAGAGGAATGGGCGCCGGAGGAGATCCGGACTTAGGCGCAAAGGCAGCTGAAGAAGATAGAGAGAGAATCACTTCCGTAATCCAAGGCGCAGATATGGTCTTCGTTACTGCAGGAATGGGAGGAGGTACCGGAACAGGTGCAGCTCCTATCGTGGCAAAAATCGCCAAAGAACAGAAATGTTTAGTAGTAGGTGTGGTCACCATTCCATTCTCCTTCGAAGGAAAAAGAAGAATGGAATTCGCAAAACGCGGAATCGATCAGCTAAGATCCCACGTGGACACTTTGATCTTAGTAAACAATGAGTCTATCTTTCAAGTTGTAGAGAGAGATACTCCTATCGATCAAGCATTTAGAGTGATAGATGATATTCTATTAAATGCGGTTAGAGGGATCAGCGATATCGTAAATAATCCTGGGATCATCAACGTGGACTTTGCGGATGTCAAAGCGATCATGAGAGATACAGGAGACGCAGTCATGGGAGTGGGAGAAGGTTCCGGCGAGAACAAGGTCTCTCAAGCAGTGAACTTCGCCATCGACAACGCTCTGTTGGATTCTCGCTCTATCGCAGGAGCGACTTCTCTATTGATCAATGTGACTGGCGGAAACGATCTAACCATTTCCGATTGGAACGAAGTATCTCAGATCATCACTTCTCAAGTAGATCCGAATGCGAATATTATCATCGGTTTAACAGAAGACGAAGAATTAGAAAAGAGGATCCGCATTACTGTAATCGCAACCGGATTCCACAAACGTACTTCCGGATTAAGTTCTAGTCCGAAACAACAGATCCAACCTCAAAGAAAAGCAGTCGGAATGGAGATGGAAGAGCAATACCAAAACTTTAAGTCTGAACCGGAAAGGATCAACGAGGCAGAAACCTATAGAGCCTTGAAGGCAAAGAATCCTTCTGCAAATATGAAGGAAGATTATGATATTCCTGCGTTCTTGAGAAGAGGAGAAAAAGGTCGAGGATAA
- a CDS encoding lipoprotein LipL41 — MRRNLLYVFIAGFIYTSCQSVRVEYPYFAQTKEGRELRIFLKGVRNVGLAVEPPKSDVWAEDYDVSRSFLAVVPDKIFEAFSNDSYFKLIDLSKRADVLNEQTFTLTGITQNRIQVGNLLGAEAILYISVARPASECTIEMRADYWAMGVQVLQVAAAANQSRRHRSYGGGGYGGQQAQPVMRPTGVRRILLPIEASLVRVDTGETKKAVITKPVVVDSGAGDTNCSAMLESLSKALDETIPEIEARLSPRVKTESVSIFTKDEDPEIESFLTDGYEEIKGETPSFQRAKAAWEKADQKAKGKSWAAKANLATYYFSQGDFEKASELYDQAAKLGGPEESYLIDLRKLTASAAEAIE, encoded by the coding sequence ATGCGCCGAAATCTTTTATACGTATTTATCGCGGGATTTATCTATACATCCTGCCAGTCGGTGCGAGTAGAATACCCGTATTTTGCCCAAACAAAAGAAGGCAGGGAGCTTAGGATCTTCTTGAAAGGAGTGCGAAATGTAGGCCTCGCAGTAGAGCCTCCTAAATCCGATGTCTGGGCGGAGGATTATGACGTTAGTCGTTCCTTTCTTGCTGTAGTGCCTGACAAGATCTTCGAAGCATTCTCGAATGATTCTTATTTCAAATTGATAGATTTGAGTAAGAGGGCAGACGTTTTAAATGAGCAAACATTTACTCTGACTGGGATCACTCAGAATAGGATCCAAGTAGGCAATCTTCTAGGCGCTGAGGCGATATTGTATATCTCAGTAGCAAGACCGGCTTCCGAATGTACAATAGAGATGAGAGCTGATTATTGGGCTATGGGAGTTCAGGTTCTTCAGGTTGCCGCAGCCGCAAATCAAAGCAGAAGGCATCGTTCTTATGGTGGCGGTGGATATGGGGGACAGCAGGCACAACCTGTAATGAGGCCAACTGGAGTACGAAGGATCCTTTTACCGATTGAGGCAAGTCTTGTGAGAGTAGACACTGGAGAAACGAAGAAGGCAGTCATCACTAAACCGGTCGTAGTAGATAGCGGAGCGGGAGATACAAATTGTTCTGCTATGTTAGAATCTCTTTCGAAAGCGTTAGACGAAACTATTCCAGAGATAGAGGCGAGACTTTCTCCGCGAGTCAAAACGGAAAGCGTCTCTATCTTTACCAAGGATGAAGATCCGGAGATAGAGTCTTTTTTAACAGACGGATACGAGGAGATCAAGGGAGAGACTCCTAGCTTTCAAAGAGCAAAAGCAGCTTGGGAAAAGGCGGATCAAAAAGCAAAGGGTAAGTCCTGGGCAGCAAAAGCAAACTTGGCTACGTATTATTTTTCCCAAGGAGACTTTGAGAAGGCCAGTGAATTGTATGACCAAGCAGCAAAATTAGGTGGCCCGGAAGAATCTTATTTGATCGATCTCCGGAAATTAACCGCTTCCGCAGCAGAAGCGATCGAATAA
- a CDS encoding glycosyltransferase: MKVAVIHDWLNGMRGGEVVLDSILKVYPEADLFTLFYEKGKLNDRIENRKIVTAFTDRLPFKSKYRWYLPLFPTAIESLDLRGYDLILSSSHCVAKGVIPDPDAIHISYVHSPMRYVWDLYYDYFPNRSGLKFFAFEAVSNYLRTWDSVSANRVDEFLCNSAFVSRRIQKFYRRNAKVVFPPCLPQGFKVQSSKKENFDLIVSAFAPYKRIDLAIEAYRKNGRPLKILGSGQEYKKLVKNLPSNVEILPHRPRKEVEEYLSKAKTFIFPGMEDFGIAPVEAQGHCTPVVAFAKGGALETVVSGKTGIFFQEQTVDSLNEALAQADRKDWKSKDFQASVNRFTEEKFIIQIRNTVETIKKNSHGRRGG; the protein is encoded by the coding sequence ATGAAAGTCGCAGTGATTCATGATTGGTTGAACGGAATGAGAGGAGGAGAAGTAGTCCTCGATTCTATTCTGAAAGTCTATCCGGAGGCAGATCTATTTACTCTATTTTATGAAAAGGGAAAGTTAAACGATAGAATAGAGAATCGAAAGATCGTAACTGCGTTCACCGATAGACTTCCTTTCAAATCCAAATACCGTTGGTATCTTCCTCTTTTTCCGACTGCGATAGAATCCTTGGACCTACGAGGATATGATCTTATTCTTTCTTCTTCTCATTGCGTAGCAAAGGGAGTCATCCCGGATCCAGATGCAATTCATATCAGTTATGTACATTCTCCCATGAGATATGTCTGGGATCTTTACTATGATTATTTTCCGAATCGAAGCGGATTGAAATTCTTCGCATTCGAAGCGGTTTCGAATTATCTCAGAACCTGGGATTCTGTTTCTGCAAATCGTGTGGATGAGTTTCTTTGCAACTCCGCATTTGTATCTCGCAGAATCCAAAAATTTTATAGAAGGAACGCAAAGGTAGTCTTCCCCCCTTGCTTGCCACAAGGCTTTAAGGTTCAGTCTTCTAAAAAAGAAAACTTCGATCTTATCGTTTCCGCATTTGCTCCTTATAAGAGGATAGACTTAGCGATCGAAGCATATCGCAAGAACGGAAGACCTCTGAAGATCTTAGGAAGCGGTCAGGAATATAAGAAATTAGTAAAAAATCTTCCTTCTAATGTGGAGATCCTTCCTCATAGACCTAGAAAAGAAGTAGAAGAGTATCTTTCCAAGGCCAAGACCTTTATCTTTCCTGGAATGGAAGATTTTGGGATCGCGCCGGTAGAAGCGCAAGGGCATTGTACTCCTGTGGTGGCATTTGCCAAGGGAGGAGCCCTCGAAACTGTGGTATCCGGCAAGACTGGGATCTTCTTCCAAGAGCAGACAGTGGACTCTTTGAATGAGGCCTTGGCCCAAGCGGATCGCAAAGATTGGAAATCTAAGGATTTTCAGGCCTCTGTAAACCGGTTTACGGAGGAAAAATTCATCATCCAAATCCGCAATACGGTCGAGACTATTAAAAAGAACTCTCACGGGAGGAGAGGCGGTTGA